A window from Parambassis ranga chromosome 13, fParRan2.1, whole genome shotgun sequence encodes these proteins:
- the zgc:153184 gene encoding capZ-interacting protein isoform X2 — protein sequence MEDSPSKPSVAELAGRFKGHILPAPNDELPFRRKPPSSLKLHNQSDNNEESDKSTAPPTPSKIKMKNSAIFEKLQANLALSPTALLPSPKSPEVKLQPAPAPVPAPLSPTSPRSPLTPLSPTLRPSRQSSEEEDPVGFESPPEGNPLPSFNKTRARLSFKRRPPTRQHRRSAGEEAGAFGSSLSPCELYSPKENGDKDRVLDSPTEEAENEQLGGLKKDENKDEDCDKTEDTKVAQSDPDNREDPEEEGERGPGAEALEEDPEPSEPADVQGEEGQEELPLQEQRG from the exons atggag GACTCTCCATCCAAGCCGTCTGTGGCTGAGCTGGCCGGAAGGTTCAAAGGTCATATTCTACCGGCTCCAAATGATGAG CTGCCATTTCGAAGAAAACCTCCATCTTCCCTGAAGTTGCACAATCAGTCTGATAATAATGAAGAGTCAGAT AAATCCACAGCCCCCCCGACCCCCTCTAAAATCAAGATGAAGAACTCGGCCATCTTTGAGAAGCTGCAG GCCAACCTTGCTCTGTCCCCCACCGCTCTGCTGCCTTCACCCAAGAGTCCTGAGGTGAAGCTGCAGCCGGCGCCGGCGCCGGTGCCAGCGCCGTTGTCGCCCACCTCGCCCCGCAGCCCGCTGACCCCTCTTAGCCCCACACTGCGACCCTCACGTCAGTCCAGCGAAGAGGAGGATCCTGTCGGCTTCGAGAGCCCCCCTGAAGGAAACCCGCTGCCGAGCTTCAACAAG ACTCGTGCACGACTATCATTCAAGAGGCGTCCGCCAACGAGGCAGCACAGGAGGTCAGCTGGAGAGGAGGCGGGAGCCTTTGGCAGCAGTCTGAGCCCATGTGAACTGTACAGCCCAAAAGAAAACGGGGACAAGGACCGGGTGTTGGACAGCCCGACGGAGGAAGCTGAAAACGAGCAGCTGGGCggtttaaaaaaagatgaaaacaagGATGAGGACTGCGATAAGACAGAGGATACTAAGGTAGCACAGAGTGACCCAGACAACAGGGAGGatccagaggaggagggagaacgaGGCCCCGGTGCCGAGGCTTTGGAAGAGGACCCGGAGCCTTCAGAACCTGCTGACGTTCAGGGGGAAGAGGGGCAGGAGGAGCTGCCTCTGCAGGAACAACGAGGATGA
- the zgc:153184 gene encoding capZ-interacting protein isoform X1 produces the protein MEKDSPSKPSVAELAGRFKGHILPAPNDELPFRRKPPSSLKLHNQSDNNEESDKSTAPPTPSKIKMKNSAIFEKLQANLALSPTALLPSPKSPEVKLQPAPAPVPAPLSPTSPRSPLTPLSPTLRPSRQSSEEEDPVGFESPPEGNPLPSFNKTRARLSFKRRPPTRQHRRSAGEEAGAFGSSLSPCELYSPKENGDKDRVLDSPTEEAENEQLGGLKKDENKDEDCDKTEDTKVAQSDPDNREDPEEEGERGPGAEALEEDPEPSEPADVQGEEGQEELPLQEQRG, from the exons atggag AAGGACTCTCCATCCAAGCCGTCTGTGGCTGAGCTGGCCGGAAGGTTCAAAGGTCATATTCTACCGGCTCCAAATGATGAG CTGCCATTTCGAAGAAAACCTCCATCTTCCCTGAAGTTGCACAATCAGTCTGATAATAATGAAGAGTCAGAT AAATCCACAGCCCCCCCGACCCCCTCTAAAATCAAGATGAAGAACTCGGCCATCTTTGAGAAGCTGCAG GCCAACCTTGCTCTGTCCCCCACCGCTCTGCTGCCTTCACCCAAGAGTCCTGAGGTGAAGCTGCAGCCGGCGCCGGCGCCGGTGCCAGCGCCGTTGTCGCCCACCTCGCCCCGCAGCCCGCTGACCCCTCTTAGCCCCACACTGCGACCCTCACGTCAGTCCAGCGAAGAGGAGGATCCTGTCGGCTTCGAGAGCCCCCCTGAAGGAAACCCGCTGCCGAGCTTCAACAAG ACTCGTGCACGACTATCATTCAAGAGGCGTCCGCCAACGAGGCAGCACAGGAGGTCAGCTGGAGAGGAGGCGGGAGCCTTTGGCAGCAGTCTGAGCCCATGTGAACTGTACAGCCCAAAAGAAAACGGGGACAAGGACCGGGTGTTGGACAGCCCGACGGAGGAAGCTGAAAACGAGCAGCTGGGCggtttaaaaaaagatgaaaacaagGATGAGGACTGCGATAAGACAGAGGATACTAAGGTAGCACAGAGTGACCCAGACAACAGGGAGGatccagaggaggagggagaacgaGGCCCCGGTGCCGAGGCTTTGGAAGAGGACCCGGAGCCTTCAGAACCTGCTGACGTTCAGGGGGAAGAGGGGCAGGAGGAGCTGCCTCTGCAGGAACAACGAGGATGA
- the c15h3orf52 gene encoding TPA-induced transmembrane protein homolog — protein sequence MEIKMDTMRADEYDAARFSSNEREAADVEAHRSPDATETDQFLSEPAFNGNGGHTSGQRNRGNNDIGHREGAVCRVKKELCQNVFHGVRLWMIIVIILLIIAALIILSLFVCAAIHEDVDEKFDSSLFKVPRYFNGSFRLPNFVFTEELLTPSSNKRQALAAELQNKLNDLYRSSPALGRYFSKADIQAFRSGSVMADYTLLFHLPEEELGQLRNFTLSWEMVFNVFRQFLYDQESAESGPMYIDPDSLQMYSRH from the exons AtggaaattaaaatggacaCAATGAGGGCAGATGAGTACGATGCAGCAAGATTTTCCTCTAATGAGCGG GAGGCAGCAGATGTTGAGGCACACAGGAGTCCTGATGCGACAGAGACGGACCAGTTCCTCTCTGAGCCG GCCTTTAATGGGAATGGAGGTCACACAAGCGGCCAGAGGAATAGAGGAAATAATGACATCGGTCACAGG GAGGGTGCTGTGTGCagggtgaagaaggagctctgCCAGAACGTCTTCCACGGAGTCAGGCTGTGGATGATTAtcgtcatcatcctcctcatcatcgCTGCTCTGATTATACTTTCactatttgtgtgtgcag CGATCCATGAGGACGTGGACGAGAAGTTCGACTCTTCTCTGTTTAAAGTTCCTCGGTATTTCAATGGCAGCTTCCGTTTGCCAAACTTCGTCTTCACAGAGGAGCTTCTCACGCCTTCGTCCAACAAAAGACAAGCCCTCGCTGCAGAACTCCAGAACAAG CTGAACGACCTCTACAGATCCTCCCCTGCTCTGGGGCGATACTTCTCCAAAGCTGACATACAGGCTTTCAG GAGCGGTTCAGTCATGGCTGACTACACGCTGCTgtttcacctgcctgaggaggAGCTGGGCCAGCTGAGGAACTTCACTCTGAGCTGGGAGATGGTGTTCAATGTGTTCAGACAGTTCCTGTATGACCAGGAGTCAGCTGAGTCGGGCCCGATGTACATCGATCCAGATTCCCTACAGATGTATTCAAGACACTGA